From Vicingus serpentipes, the proteins below share one genomic window:
- the ychF gene encoding redox-regulated ATPase YchF yields MALKCGIVGLPNVGKSTLFNCLSNAKAQSANFPFCTIEPNVGVITVPDNRLEELEKLVKPERVLPTTIEIVDIAGLVKGASKGEGLGNKFLANIRETDAIIHVVRCFDDGNVVHVDGSVNPVRDKEIIDIELQLKDLETVEKNFEGLKRKVKTGDKSAVKEAELLERIIKALESGKSARTVELAEDEKEIVKKLQLITTKPVLYLCNVDESSVVGGNKYVEQVKEAVKDENAEVLVIGAQIEADIAELETYEERKEFLTDLGLEEAGVNKLIRTAYKLLNLQTYFTAGVKEVRAWTIKEGMTAPQAAGVIHTDFEKGFIRAEVIKYNDFVTLGSEAACKDAGKMGVEGKEYVVSDGDIMHFRFNV; encoded by the coding sequence ATGGCTTTAAAATGTGGAATTGTTGGGTTACCCAATGTAGGAAAATCAACTTTATTTAATTGTTTGTCGAATGCAAAAGCTCAGTCAGCAAACTTTCCGTTTTGTACAATTGAACCAAATGTTGGTGTAATTACTGTTCCAGATAATAGATTAGAAGAGTTAGAAAAATTAGTTAAACCAGAAAGAGTCTTACCAACTACAATAGAAATAGTTGATATTGCAGGATTAGTTAAAGGAGCTAGTAAAGGTGAAGGTTTAGGTAATAAGTTTTTGGCAAACATTAGAGAAACAGATGCCATTATTCATGTTGTAAGATGTTTTGATGATGGTAATGTTGTTCATGTTGATGGTTCAGTGAACCCAGTTAGAGATAAAGAAATTATTGATATAGAGTTGCAATTAAAAGATTTAGAAACTGTTGAGAAAAATTTTGAAGGCTTGAAACGTAAAGTGAAAACTGGAGATAAATCAGCAGTTAAAGAAGCAGAATTGTTAGAGCGCATAATTAAAGCATTAGAGTCAGGTAAATCAGCAAGAACTGTTGAGTTAGCAGAAGATGAAAAAGAGATTGTAAAAAAACTTCAATTAATTACAACTAAACCAGTTTTGTATTTATGTAATGTAGATGAAAGTTCAGTAGTTGGAGGAAATAAATATGTCGAGCAGGTAAAAGAGGCTGTTAAAGATGAAAATGCAGAAGTATTAGTAATTGGGGCTCAAATTGAGGCAGATATTGCTGAACTTGAAACTTATGAGGAAAGAAAAGAGTTTTTAACAGATTTAGGTTTAGAGGAAGCGGGTGTAAATAAATTAATTAGAACAGCATATAAGTTGTTAAACTTACAAACTTATTTTACAGCAGGAGTTAAAGAAGTAAGAGCTTGGACAATTAAAGAAGGAATGACAGCACCTCAAGCTGCAGGCGTAATTCATACTGATTTTGAGAAAGGATTTATTAGAGCAGAAGTAATTAAATACAACGATTTTGTAACACTCGGTTCAGAAGCAGCTTGTAAGGATGCTGGTAAAATGGGAGTAGAAGGTAAGGAGTATGTTGTGTCTGATGGAGATATTATGCACTTTAGATTTAATGTATAA